The DNA sequence ACTTGATGATGGAGATCGTTGAGACATCAGTAAGGAAGGTGGTATCCGATGGGAAGGTACCGGTGATGCTCGGAGGAGAGCACACGATCTCGCTTCCGGCGATAATGGCATTGAGGGATGAAGTAGAACACGTAGTAGTATTGGATGCACATCCAGATCTCTACGATGAGTATGGGGGAAGGAAGATCTCTCACGCTACTGTTTGTAGGAGGATAAGTGAGTTGATAGGGGAAATCACGTTGATAGGGGTAAGGACAATGAGTAGTGAGGAGAAGGAGTTCATAGAGAGATCGAACGGCATAAACGTGATTTACGCTGACGAAATATCTAAAGAAGATGGAGAGAGCCTGGATTTCCTGAAGGGTAAAGGAGTGTACCTAAGTGTGGACGTGGACGTGCTGGACCCACCTCAAGTCCCCTGCGTCGGTAATCCGGAACCAGGAGGTCTGAATTATAGGGAGATCCTCAGAGTAATCAAAGAGGTGATTGAGATTGGGGAAGTGAAGTGCATGGATTTCGTCGAATTCTCCCCTTGCCCTGGTATGAGGTCAGATTCCTACCTAGCAGCTAGACTCGTTCAGAAGGCTATAGGGTATCACTCCCTTCACCTTCGGGATCAGAAGTTCCGATAGGGCCCCGATAGCTAGTATCTCGACCCAAGCCTTCATGAGGATCCCGTACATCAAAGCGTCAGTTATCCAGCTGGATAGTTGTGGAGCGAATATCGGTATCCACAACTTGAACGTAGCCCAGGTGAAGAGGCTCTCAGGGATGTAACCCAAGGTTAGAGCGATGAGGGGCCTATAACCCTTTCTAGCTAGTATCCCTGCGAAGAGGCCGGTCATCGCTTTTCCAGGAAATATCAGGGATCCGATGAGGGGGCCTAAGCTACCTAGAAGTCCGAATCTGATGAAAGGTACTATCGATATGAGGAAACCAACTAGAGTAGCCCATGAAGGTCCTAAGGAGAAAGCTGCCATTGCAGTGGCTACATGCGATAGATCAATAGCTATCTGAGGGTGTATATTCCCAAATATCATCGATATAATAGCTAGGACGTTTCCAAGAGCTCCTAATAATGCAGCGAGTGCAATCCTATTACTGCGTGACGCACCCATGAGCGACCCCTGTCACACTTCATTTCAAAAATAAAAAGATTTCTATTATGAGATTATCTTACGACCTCGAGATCCTTGAGCGCGGATTCGACGAGCTCCCTCAATCCTCTACCGGTCACAGCTGAAACAGGTATTATAGGTATGT is a window from the Candidatus Korarchaeum sp. genome containing:
- the speB gene encoding agmatinase: MHGSTIPFSFLASRNSYEESKYVILCVPYDSTESWATGTRFGPAAIVEASRYMDNYDIELELFTDELGIHTLFELSVLGKPEDLMMEIVETSVRKVVSDGKVPVMLGGEHTISLPAIMALRDEVEHVVVLDAHPDLYDEYGGRKISHATVCRRISELIGEITLIGVRTMSSEEKEFIERSNGINVIYADEISKEDGESLDFLKGKGVYLSVDVDVLDPPQVPCVGNPEPGGLNYREILRVIKEVIEIGEVKCMDFVEFSPCPGMRSDSYLAARLVQKAIGYHSLHLRDQKFR